The following is a genomic window from Melopsittacus undulatus isolate bMelUnd1 chromosome 8, bMelUnd1.mat.Z, whole genome shotgun sequence.
TCTTCATCTTGAACTATATTAATACATTACTGTATTATTTCAGAAGGTTTCCAGTCTGAGTTCTACCAGGAAGACATCTCCACATACTCACTCTAcagggtggggaggaaggaagcaaaaacatttttatttccttagacaaatgtgttttaagatttggttaTTTGAAATCGTCAGTACAAAGTCAGAATTCATTCCTGCACAAGTTCATAAATAATTTCTGCAGAGTAACTGTCCCTTTAATGTTTGGTGGACAGTTTCTACAAATAACATATCACTCCTACCTTTTCAACAGGGCAGAAGTCACAGggagtattttaaaacactcaTACAAACTGAACAAATAAATCTCTTACAAGcacacaaaataaagaaatagagGTTATTACGTTCAACATCCAAAGGAAGTGCCTCATTTTCATCGTGAGCTCAAATGGAGGTCTGGTACTTGGTCTACAAAAGGCTCTGTATATTTCCCAGCATTTGTCAATGTAGCTGTTCATGACCAGAACTGTACATCTTTGTTCAGAAAATAAGgtacctttaaaaattaatcaggaaaaaaataaatggttacAGTAAAACTGTGATGTATGTGGTACGAATTGATGAATTCTGCACAGGAGAAATGCCGTTACTTACCTTGGACGTAACAGGCAGTGGGAATAACGTTCCTGGACATCATTTCTAAGAAACACTTACTCAGATAAGGACTGTTCTCTCTACAGttgaaacaaaaatactctTGTCTGGGAAAGACTCAAACTgattacactgaaataaatttcaTTATAAGATTAAAAACTTACTTGTGTTCTTCATGATAGATATGAAATGCTAGGCGAATAAGGTAAGATAAAAATGTTCTGAACAGTAAAGTCTCATGTGGACAATGTATCTCCTCAACTGGTGTTTTATCTCCTAAAAAAACattgaataaataaatctctATTGCTATAATGTACATTAAAATGCTTCTCCATCTCTACCTATCACACAGTAACAACACTGCTGGAAGAATCAGATCAGACACAGCATCACTTCCAAACAACAAGCCCAAGGGAGAGTCATCCACCTACAGCTGAATTCTATCAAATTCTCTCTTTCTAGAAATACATCTATTCAGCATACAGGCGTGCAAGGGGAAGCAAAGTTAGAGTTAAACCTTTTACATACTAGGGACACCACAGTGCTTCTGGTGCAGGTCTAAAATAGAACTGGTTGTTTAACTGGCtctatggaaataaaaaaacccatactaCATGCAAACCAAAGTTAAAAGCACTGGAAgacttatttcttctctttctcgGACCTCTTCAAACTACATGTAACAGTAAAGGCAAGACCAGGGTGAATACAAGTTTTGAATAGGTGGCTCTTCAGAACAAATTTTTAATggctattttaattttacattttcccaCCTAAGCACGTGAAGTGCCTGGAGAAGTGTTAATGCATCCACTGAGAAGTCACAAGCACAGAAGTACTCACTCAGGGACACCTAACTACCAGTGTTGAGCTATCAGTAGAACTTGCCACTCCATTTCTCCACAGCTTACTATTACAGTTCCTAGATTCTAGACcacaaacaacagaaatacaaaccCCTCAATATCCGATCCATTTCAGCAAGACTGATGTTGGAGTGATGAAACTGGCAGTCCTTCAGAAATCTCCAAAATTGGAGCTTAGTCATGAGGAAGGTGTTGTCAAAAGAATAATCGCAGCCTAAGCTACTGTAGAAGGTGTAAATTCTTCTCAGTTCTGTAATATGCCTCAACACAGCAAATTCTACCTAAATAAAGCAGGATATGTTTTCAGCATCATCTCACAGAAAGTATCAGCTCATACTGATCCTATAACTGGGCATATAATGCTTTCCATCTTGTAGCTTCAAAGAGGATATCCCTGGTTAAGCATTCATGATCACACTACTGAAATGCAGCTATATATTTTTAtgatcaataaaaataaattagtctGTCAGCAGACAAACCTCACAGTAGCTAAAGGGAGTTGTTGAATGCCCTTTCAGATATAACATATTTTATTGTATTCCAAAAAAGCCTCAGGAAGAGGCAATACTGTCTATTAactctttctggttttctggccttcagattttcaaaaaattctttaatgaaatgagttattttaataaaataaaccagaaataaaataacatgaagTACActacagggaaaaactgaagatATCAAACAGTAAACTCTTACTTGTTTCAGTTCTTcccatctctcctcctctggCAACAAGTCAAGCAATAAAGATATATCCAACTCAGTACTGAATTCCAGAATAGAAGTATCTTCTGAGCCACTGATGATTGTGGTATTTTCTAccacacaaataaaataaattagaataaaCTAAAATGAagttatacatatatatatacagagagagagggaaaattAAACGTATTATTCCTTCCTATCTTAGTGACTTCGAACTGAGAAGAATAACTTCATTTACAGTGAGGTGTAGAGATGTCATAATCAACAGCATAACAACTGAAGGGTAATTCTGTCAAATCCAACACCTAGCCAAAAGGAAATGCTAGTATTACATAAGTTATGAAACCTTCAGACAAGAGTGGTCAAAAAGCATTACGAGATGTAGTGTGGATGTGTCAATCAACTCAAAGTGTCATGTGCAGGAAACGGGAAGTATAGGAGCAAAAGTCATTAATAATTAAGATAACTCTCATGTTTATCAAAGTTCTTTGAAGAAATATGTCTGGCTCTTGAGTAAGTACAAACAGCTTCACATTATagtaaaaacaaaatgtcaACTGGAtagaatttgttttcttaagctACTTACCAGTGCCAAAATGATTTTCTGTGCAAATGGAATTCAGCCCTTTCATGTTCATTGCATTCACCAGAAAAGCAGGATATTCCACCATGTTATCATCTATGAACTCTCCTTTATAAACACGGCCATTCTTGAAGACAAACTTGCCCTACAGAGAGATTATGATCTTTGATTTATATTgaaattaacaaaattaaaaatattacttatgCTCTCAatcaaatttctttttaagaatcTTGGCTACAATGCAAtacataaaataaagcaaaataattttccctCCCCATTTTTTAGAAAGTACTTAGTCATCTATTAGTTGAAGTACTCTGCTAGGATGAAGTACTGCCTCTATATCTGTTCGGTTTTGAAAAGCCAACCACTGCAAAAAATCCAGACATACCTATTATACTCAAAATCTTCacagtaaaatgtatttctttatacACACAACAGGCACCTAACCATGTAGTCAAATCTGTGGCCCAGCAAGGTCCTTGGAAGGATTCCTACTGCTTTCAGTGGGATGTTATGTTGGGATTCCATCCGCAATGCAAATTGGATGTAGTTTTCTGTACAGAATTCAGGAGGTCTGCCATACAGAGCAGAACTGACTCCTTTGGTGCTGTCTGTAGTTCTGTCTTTTTACTTGTCAATACTCACCTTGCCATGCTTCTTATTACAAACCCATTCACCATCATACACCGCTCCACTGGCATATATGAACTTCCCATGTCCATGTCGTTTCCCATTTACAAAATCACCTATGTATTCATTTCTTAAAGGATACTGAGATGCAGGCATTCTCTTCAAAAACCAGATGTGGATCCCATACCCGTGCTGAAAAACAGTTCATGTGTctaagaaaaaaccaaacatctgcagACAAGCTACTACTGCTACAGGTCCAGACTTTGAAAAAAGAGAATTCCTTTTAAGTCACAGCTGGCAAAGCTCTCAAATAAAAGCACCCAGCTGATAGCTGCAGTACTTCAAACAATACTCAGAACCATATTCTCCAAAGGCGCATGGGAGAAGTGCTCAGAGGATACACTGAATCAACACATGCTTGAGCAAGCTCTACCAACAGGACTCCTAAAGGCACCCTTCCTGCCTGAATCCCTGTAGTACTGAACAGGCAGGTGAGGAACACTATGCCAGACAGACTCATGATGTTCCAAAAGCTAGACTCCTTCTTAACAATTTTATGCAGAGTGAAAAGACAAGAGAAAGTAGCTCACGTTCTTTTCCCAACAGAATAGTAAatggaaggaacagaaaattccAGAAATCGTCTCCTTCCATCATGAAACCTTAACAGCATGGTCTAATATTTCATAGGTGACAACAGACATATATTACTACATATATTTACTCACTACTGAAGTCATATCTCAAGCTAAGTATAGTCACACTTAActgatctttttttaattaaaaagattcatattttccattagagtattaaattattattttataaggCTAAGTCAACAGCCTCTTAGCAATGCAAGTACTGCACACTTCTTATGAGCATCAGCTTATGTTAAAAAGCATACTTACACTATCTCAACTGGCAAAAAACATAGAAAGCTCTTTTGATATGGCACGAAACTCCCTTATCTAGTTTTACTAGAGCAATGGACAGATGCTGAACTAAAGAGGTTGCTGAGGAAAAAACTACTACCTGTATGCCATGCACCCACTGTCCCATATACTCTTGATTAACTGTCAACCATctcattcttccttttccatgACGTACATTTTTCTCCCACTGACCTTCATAGATATTTCCAGACTTAtagctggaagaaaataataaaagttaaTGATTCATTCATACTAAATTCTAAGTGGAACTTATGAAAGCAAGGTTTATACAAAACTCACCGGTAATGAATTCAGAATTTATTAAAGCTAAATATAAGCATTAATTTCAAAGTTGGCTCACTGTGACACACATACAAAATGCTTGATTGCACCCTCTGTTTACCTACTATTTTTAACTTATAGACCACTGTAAAAATATTaaccagttatttttttccaaagagtCTTCACCATAGATAATCAAAGTACTGTTCTATGTATAATTCCACAAATAATTCATCTATTCACAAAAGTAGCTCAATTTGTACaaatcatttatttgtttttaaaatgttgatttGTGGTTTACCAAACCTGattttgcattttgtgtttAGACATTTGTTTGTGGGAATGAGCAGTAGAAATATATCACCATAAAAATGTAAGTTATAGAGAAGGTctaatttattattataaagCAGCTTGTACAATTATGTATCCCACTACAGAAAGTTCACACTACTGTGAAATGGTAGCATGTGTATCAATTTTAAACAACACGAGAAACTGTATGATAATAGAcgtaaaataaaaaatatgaagacaAGAACGAGTGCTATGACATTTACCGTCTCATTCCCCATCCTTCTTTGACATCATTTACCCAGTCGCCTGAATACCAAGAAGTATGTTTCTGGTCATAATAAATGGTACCCTGAAACAGACAATATAGTAAATTAAAAAACCTAAACATTCATCTGTATTAATAAAACATTGCATACAAATTACATCAGATGCAAGTAATCATGCTCTTACTTACAGTCACCCTGAGAAACTGTACTGAAAGCAACTGAagtgacaaaaataaattaaaaagcaaaagcaacctCTTTTCATTGATAGTTAAGACCTTAAAAAAGATCAGCTgtccccaaaaaaaaacacccaacctATTACATCAAATTACAAATACATCAAATTATATCAAATACATGCTTTTCAAACCACTTGGAAACACTTTCAGAGAGCTAACTTTGGTAACTTAATCACAGCAGCTACTCTGAGGGAGATCAGTTTTCTGACTCGTTCAGAATTCAACTTCAAACAGTAAGTCTACAGCAtcaatttttctgtctttctctatCTGACAGCTTCCTCTCTGAACAAACTGGACAGACCTCTGCACTGGTGATCATCCACTGCACCCCATGTGATTTTTGTGTGTCATTAGTGACAtcctaaaaaaaccctacattATTAGAATGGGTCTTCCTCACATGCTGAGCATTGGTCTTCAAGATGTTAGGCCCAGAAGTTTCTCAGTTTGGATGCATAAAACAGAGACAGATAAAAGCACTACTTGCCTTTAACAAGTTGGAAGCAGATGTCACTTACATTAGATCTGGCAGTAATTATCATATTTGGTCTGCTTAACACATCTGGGAGATGGGATTACTTTGTCATTACTGGGAAGTGAATTGACCTGTCATTGCTATTGTGGCTATTAATGCAGTCTACACTTTTGactttcatcatctttgtggagCAGCATAAAGTATAAAACGTGTAATAAACCAATTACTCTTTTCAGATACTGTTCACTCCTTCTAGCACAAAAAGATCCCACCCCAATTGTTTTAATTGGCACTCACAACTCCAGAGAAGAccctcaggaaaaagaaatctctacAGAGTGTAAGGCCATGCAACAGCATGAAACATTTTTGCAAAACCTCTGCACATCAACACTTGTTATTTCAGATGGTATATGGACACCAAATGAGAAGACCATGCTCTCATTTGGTGCTCTTTCCTACCTTTCCGTGTCTTTTGCCTTTACACCAATAGCCAATGTAAGAAACAGGATGAATACCACTCCTGAAAAATCCAAATCCATGCCTAACTCCGTCCTTGATTGATCCTTCATAAACGCTGCCATCATTCCATGTATAACGGCCACTAAACATCTGTACATTCTTAACAAAAGTTCCCTAAAAAGTTAAATTAcaacattgaaaaaaaattagaccAACTGTCTGGGAAAAGTCAGGCTTGTGATTGAAACCACTGCCATAGTTCTGCAGTAGCCACCTGCACTGTACCAATTACTGCAACCTATCTACTGTCCTTGAATTTACACTTCTAACTGGCTGTAATTGTCTTCAGTTATAAATTGAAGTGCACTTTACCTCATACTTCACTCCATCAGCCCACGTGTAAGTCCCTTGTCCATGCATAAGGCCTTCAGAAAACATGCCCTTCAAAATAAAGAGAACAGCATCATTTGCAAATTTATTCTTACCACAACCAAAGCCTACAGTGACTGTAAGACTTTAAAAGAATTACATATTAATGTCATCCTCCAGCTACTCATTTCAAATGAAGAGCTTTCATGCCAGAAACCAACAGAGCTTTCAATGCTTATACATTCTGAGTGCTCATCCTCCATCCACATTAAAAGAAGCAGATTGCCCGTTCTAGAGAAAGAACTTGACCCACTactatttttttgttaatttataCACTCACCTTATATGTATTTCCTCCCTCAAAACATGCAAATCCTTTACCCTCAAACAATCCATGGACTTTTTCACCTTCATAGctataaggaaaacaaactaaagATGAAGGTTTCCTGTCACTATCAGTAGACATAAATCACAACATATATACAATAAATCACCTTTGATTTACCATGGTTTACACACAAACCGGTTGCTGCATCCTGTGTAGAAAAACAAACTACAACAAAATTTCAGAATTTTTGTACCTTTATTATAGTAGGTCACATAATTGTTGTGTTGCCTCAAACCTGTATTTCGTTAAGAAAACAAGACACATTGGTAGCATTTAAGAAGGAAGCATATAAGAAGGACATTAagctgttggagcaggtccagaggagggctacaaggatgatcagggggctagagcacctcttgcatgaagacaagctgagaacactggggctgttcatcctggagaagagaagctgc
Proteins encoded in this region:
- the RSPH10B gene encoding radial spoke head 10 homolog B, with translation MAKDKKKDVRKTEKTSRPPMPSQEVTAESSATKLTDVATTVNEEEKTEASPVILDKEPEEAEEPVVQDVPQYPEEPVLLQLIVKSYEGEKVHGLFEGKGFACFEGGNTYKGMFSEGLMHGQGTYTWADGVKYEGTFVKNVQMFSGRYTWNDGSVYEGSIKDGVRHGFGFFRSGIHPVSYIGYWCKGKRHGKGTIYYDQKHTSWYSGDWVNDVKEGWGMRRYKSGNIYEGQWEKNVRHGKGRMRWLTVNQEYMGQWVHGIQHGYGIHIWFLKRMPASQYPLRNEYIGDFVNGKRHGHGKFIYASGAVYDGEWVCNKKHGKGKFVFKNGRVYKGEFIDDNMVEYPAFLVNAMNMKGLNSICTENHFGTENTTIISGSEDTSILEFSTELDISLLLDLLPEEERWEELKQVEFAVLRHITELRRIYTFYSSLGCDYSFDNTFLMTKLQFWRFLKDCQFHHSNISLAEMDRILRGDKTPVEEIHCPHETLLFRTFLSYLIRLAFHIYHEEHKENSPYLSKCFLEMMSRNVIPTACYVQGTLFSEQRCTVLVMNSYIDKCWEIYRAFCRPSTRPPFELTMKMRHFLWMLNDFKLLSKQLTPSKLVEILVKDGPTQPDSSNTNLELELVFLEFVEALLSCALVYVTSDMIKEQEACENENRTNFRMEVLPKKTTSVSLFPDYSLSQCVYSGTVLDTDMNDDMSKAPELYSLLSSNKSFITQDELKKHERHSEDREHPLQEFFLDTTLSFHTTHGDTVVPSSLSWDAEKEQDTCPGKELSGESKEDRTKQDELSLLLCQVHIFFTDKLFPAYQHEKVLWEKIRENRIRDAELAELRKIKDQELAKIIAGREAKKQEAAAAAKTSDPKSADFKESEEPGTTSASASKEEAPTAVHPVTRAPAGKKRRKKQII